One genomic window of Neisseria sp. oral taxon 014 str. F0314 includes the following:
- a CDS encoding RlmE family RNA methyltransferase, with translation MAVHSKSSKAWLHEHVNDHYVHMAQKDGYRARAAYKLLEINEKDKLIKRGTVLADLGSAPGSWSQVAAKLVGDSGKVFALDILPMDEIEGVSFIQGDFREDDVLARFESLLAGRPLDLVICDMAPNMSGNAVTDQARSYYLCELALDFAANHLKTGGNFLVKVFQGAGFQEYTAAMRAVFSTVQTRKPEASRNRSSEIYLLGRNKR, from the coding sequence ATGGCGGTTCACTCGAAATCTTCTAAGGCATGGCTGCATGAGCATGTTAACGACCATTATGTGCATATGGCGCAAAAAGACGGCTATCGTGCACGCGCGGCATATAAACTTTTGGAAATTAATGAGAAAGATAAATTAATCAAGCGGGGAACAGTGCTTGCCGATTTGGGCAGTGCGCCGGGAAGCTGGTCGCAGGTGGCGGCAAAGTTGGTCGGTGATTCGGGCAAGGTGTTTGCGCTGGATATTTTGCCGATGGACGAAATTGAGGGCGTTTCTTTTATCCAAGGCGATTTTCGGGAAGACGATGTGTTGGCACGGTTTGAATCTTTATTGGCCGGCCGGCCGTTAGACCTTGTAATTTGCGATATGGCGCCCAATATGTCGGGTAACGCCGTCACGGATCAGGCGCGCAGTTATTATCTGTGCGAGTTGGCTTTGGATTTTGCCGCCAACCATCTGAAAACAGGCGGCAATTTTTTGGTTAAAGTATTTCAGGGTGCAGGATTTCAGGAGTATACGGCGGCCATGCGTGCGGTGTTCAGTACGGTGCAGACACGCAAGCCGGAGGCATCCCGCAATCGTTCCAGTGAGATTTATTTATTGGGCAGAAATAAACGCTGA
- the yhbY gene encoding ribosome assembly RNA-binding protein YhbY, with protein MANEKLSTKEILELKARAHHLNPVVMVGQQGLTEAVIKETDAALTAHELIKIRIFGDDRAERIAICDALCEAVDAQPVQHIGKLLVLWRKNPEA; from the coding sequence ATGGCCAACGAAAAACTGAGCACGAAAGAAATTTTGGAATTAAAAGCACGCGCGCACCACCTCAACCCCGTAGTGATGGTCGGACAACAAGGTCTGACCGAGGCCGTCATCAAAGAAACCGATGCCGCGCTGACCGCGCACGAACTGATTAAAATCCGCATCTTCGGCGATGACCGTGCCGAGCGTATCGCCATTTGCGACGCATTGTGCGAAGCTGTCGACGCACAACCCGTACAGCACATCGGCAAGCTTTTGGTTTTGTGGCGTAAAAATCCCGAAGCCTGA
- the greA gene encoding transcription elongation factor GreA — protein MQKIPLTVRGAELLKQELQHLKSVARPEIIEAIAEARSHGDLSENAEYEAAKEKQGFIEGRISELEYKLSVAHIINPAEIHAEGKIVFGSTVTLEDMETEEQVTYQIVGEDEADIKEHKIYVGSPIARALIGKEEGDVAEVQAPGGVREYDIISVEYI, from the coding sequence ATGCAAAAAATCCCATTGACCGTGCGCGGAGCCGAGTTGCTGAAGCAGGAATTGCAACACCTTAAAAGCGTCGCACGTCCCGAAATTATCGAAGCCATCGCCGAAGCCCGTTCGCACGGCGATTTGTCTGAAAACGCCGAATACGAAGCCGCCAAAGAAAAACAAGGCTTTATCGAAGGCCGCATTTCCGAATTGGAATACAAATTGTCTGTGGCACACATCATCAACCCGGCCGAAATCCATGCCGAAGGGAAAATCGTATTCGGTTCGACTGTAACGTTGGAGGACATGGAAACCGAAGAACAGGTTACCTATCAGATCGTAGGGGAAGACGAGGCAGACATCAAAGAGCACAAAATTTATGTAGGCTCCCCGATTGCCCGCGCCCTTATCGGTAAAGAAGAAGGCGATGTAGCCGAGGTACAGGCGCCCGGCGGTGTGCGCGAGTATGACATCATCTCTGTCGAATATATTTGA
- a CDS encoding AAA domain-containing protein, producing MMEIQDWGGGLTQHEVEAIEKIKQAFQASENNKKVKGQGFDALKSLKSIFPWKGYSGFRFADIKERKEGEFDLVIVTHCNVLIIELKHWNGEPITNNGLRWYKGKKDMGHSPVEITRKKMFLLKNKLEQFRGQFANSTERFPIPKIEFLVVMTGNSDFSRLSDKEKMNVISLEDFLKLADNQKFTAQFGTYTKYPDNCTLNKNFSIFDEIFCTNKNETKSISIGGYYAEDNAIFSHPKDIYQEYLAQTENKKHQDQALLRRWDFTKINCPEAQTPDGRYRLVSREYDVLNYIKLQNKDLYHACLNYKSTPQKGEITAEHVDLFELFLQQKRFDQFVGRYNGENLSTERRLGLVQLLLDKFAQLHKIGIAHRDLGNHSIWLSADDKITLSGFATAYFSSEETVGDIREILEVSGDLAKSHFPLSDSIKLTPYQYDVRSLAVLAWHIIQAKRITSDTLDEMKNKLPDETTWYAEILREALSDVPFESSVDFLNKFNQTKPEQAVDFSFDFTKLEPFTYDINHSRAYREDDDFIVETSEKEVYCSNGLLIKAWLNADPQNDNSKARVVLNWLENMAKLASLSPDYVPKIREFGIAKKSGCLFAASDFIDGHTWQDICKLDLSDKQKQALIHQFIQNIEHLHSLGFTHGDLKPDNVLVTIHDDSAQLHILDILDFSSSGQSQFNTEYSPEFDHPTEKQRDNFAVMKMACELLGVEWNRPSESFANISEAVQQECSDSQTAFISLARFKEALNPKPATPMIDITVGGRESFPPIAIYPENGELFVQFKESQKYPNEEIDITFIGLGGKFTAFYTIAEQRFRHGLSPFERNHISRNDRDDSKCSLQIGLNITHSNYSNLDKLNDFIADSTEFKNVIIQFVQEQFFRQPEKEQAEENENFEVETVDINTAETVIEQRPSIQKLWQAILDTETEALPSITASEALQKTENGESYISYDGEINPVDQFKRDEIVEAIGKSEDGEKTFKYGVVDIAKSQLNELHIKSKSLTNSANNIKADTPVYLQSKQNKASYTRRKNALQRILDGESAVKNLVHYFDEHCNLPSEKYEIHVSDEEFKRYDQPEKNVSLNEAQRIAFQRLIANGPLSLLQGPPGTGKTEFIAAFVHYLFDVQKVRNILLVSQSHEAVNTAAERIRKHCQRLGADLQLVRFSNREIADSEILEDVFSPNLVGQKRAQLNVNKISNICQLGRSMGLPEDYLRKRAELAFDIGVQIRRYQKIVKSSKDETVDEDEKRLRKKLEKSIKEQAQAMELRELVEIDEILPRFISELDHKHNIQPIENIQAGKLIDLTQDMLEALSNERTNYDEFLARSRQLVIGTCVGIGQRHIGIADNLYDWVIVDEAARSISSELAIAIQSGTRILLVGDHKQLPPLYSEEHKNALARRLGISKRGEELDQALGSDFERVFLSEYGKQTCATLKTQYRMAPAIGSLVSACFYENVLENGKTDNDVPNIYFRLPEKIKSCVTWLDTTSLPNAYHEQGKSGSLSNRAEADVIIGILQDLANDETFMNSEPVQKCLEKNEQAIGVICMYGEQKKLIRKKFNERSWNDDFRRLVKIDSVDSYQGKENRVIILSLTRHDRVCSTGFLHLPNRINVALSRAMDKLIIVGAKTMWEHPKNSKTPLAKVLRFIQKQNNPQDYAIKILKNGAKK from the coding sequence ATGATGGAAATACAAGATTGGGGCGGCGGTTTAACTCAACATGAGGTTGAGGCCATTGAAAAAATCAAACAGGCTTTTCAAGCTTCTGAAAATAACAAGAAAGTAAAAGGACAGGGATTTGACGCATTAAAATCCTTGAAATCCATTTTCCCTTGGAAAGGATACTCGGGCTTTCGCTTCGCGGATATAAAAGAACGTAAAGAAGGTGAATTTGATTTGGTTATTGTTACCCATTGCAATGTGTTGATTATTGAGTTGAAACATTGGAATGGTGAACCTATTACCAATAATGGACTACGTTGGTATAAAGGGAAAAAAGATATGGGGCATTCACCCGTTGAAATTACCCGAAAAAAGATGTTCCTGTTAAAAAATAAATTAGAACAATTTCGTGGACAGTTTGCCAACTCTACGGAAAGATTCCCTATTCCAAAAATTGAATTTTTGGTTGTTATGACAGGAAATTCGGATTTTAGTAGATTATCTGACAAGGAAAAAATGAATGTTATTAGCTTAGAGGATTTTTTAAAGTTGGCTGATAATCAAAAATTTACCGCGCAATTTGGTACATACACCAAATATCCTGATAATTGTACTTTAAATAAGAATTTTTCTATTTTTGATGAAATTTTTTGTACCAATAAAAACGAAACTAAAAGTATCAGTATTGGTGGATATTACGCAGAAGACAACGCTATTTTCTCCCACCCTAAAGACATTTATCAAGAATATCTAGCTCAAACCGAAAACAAAAAGCACCAAGATCAAGCCTTATTGCGCCGTTGGGATTTCACTAAAATCAACTGTCCCGAAGCTCAAACACCTGACGGGCGTTATCGCCTAGTCAGCCGTGAATACGATGTATTGAACTATATTAAATTACAAAATAAAGACTTGTATCACGCTTGCTTGAATTACAAATCTACGCCGCAAAAAGGCGAAATTACGGCGGAACATGTTGATTTATTTGAGCTGTTCCTACAGCAAAAACGTTTTGACCAATTTGTCGGCAGATACAATGGCGAAAATCTAAGCACGGAACGCCGTTTGGGATTAGTGCAATTATTGTTGGATAAATTTGCCCAGTTACACAAAATCGGTATTGCTCATCGTGATTTGGGTAATCACAGCATTTGGTTGTCGGCAGATGACAAAATTACGCTATCAGGGTTTGCTACCGCTTATTTTTCATCTGAAGAAACGGTTGGTGACATTCGTGAGATTTTGGAAGTCTCCGGCGATTTGGCAAAATCTCATTTTCCACTTTCAGACAGCATCAAACTCACTCCATACCAATATGATGTACGTTCTTTGGCTGTTTTGGCATGGCATATCATTCAGGCAAAACGTATTACATCTGATACGCTTGACGAAATGAAAAATAAATTACCGGATGAAACTACATGGTATGCTGAAATTTTGCGTGAGGCATTGTCAGATGTACCTTTTGAAAGTTCGGTGGATTTCTTAAACAAATTTAATCAAACCAAACCTGAACAGGCGGTGGATTTTTCATTTGATTTTACAAAATTAGAGCCGTTCACATATGACATCAACCATTCCCGTGCCTATCGTGAAGATGATGATTTTATTGTAGAAACCAGTGAGAAAGAAGTTTACTGTTCCAATGGTTTGTTGATTAAAGCATGGCTGAACGCAGACCCACAAAACGATAATTCAAAAGCCAGAGTAGTTTTGAATTGGCTGGAAAATATGGCAAAACTGGCAAGTTTGTCGCCCGATTATGTGCCAAAAATCCGAGAATTCGGTATTGCCAAGAAATCAGGCTGCCTTTTTGCAGCAAGTGATTTTATTGACGGGCATACTTGGCAAGATATTTGCAAACTTGATTTGTCGGATAAACAAAAACAGGCTCTTATCCATCAATTTATTCAAAACATTGAACATTTACACAGTCTAGGTTTTACACATGGCGATTTGAAACCTGACAATGTGTTAGTAACAATCCATGATGATTCTGCTCAGTTGCATATTTTGGACATATTGGATTTTTCTTCAAGCGGGCAAAGTCAGTTCAATACCGAATATTCGCCGGAATTTGACCACCCCACCGAGAAACAACGCGATAATTTTGCCGTGATGAAAATGGCGTGCGAATTATTGGGTGTTGAATGGAATAGGCCGTCTGAAAGTTTTGCTAATATTTCCGAAGCCGTGCAGCAAGAATGTTCAGATAGCCAAACTGCGTTTATTTCATTGGCACGTTTTAAAGAGGCTCTCAATCCCAAACCGGCTACGCCAATGATTGATATTACAGTGGGCGGGCGCGAGTCTTTTCCACCGATTGCGATTTATCCTGAAAATGGTGAATTGTTTGTTCAATTTAAAGAAAGTCAAAAATACCCAAATGAAGAAATAGACATTACATTTATTGGTTTAGGTGGAAAGTTTACCGCTTTTTATACCATTGCTGAGCAACGATTCCGGCATGGATTATCACCATTTGAACGTAATCATATTAGCCGAAATGATCGTGATGATAGCAAATGTAGCTTGCAAATAGGTTTGAATATCACACATAGCAATTATAGCAACTTAGATAAACTTAATGATTTCATTGCGGACAGTACAGAATTTAAGAACGTTATTATTCAATTTGTCCAAGAGCAGTTTTTCAGACAACCTGAAAAAGAACAAGCCGAAGAAAACGAGAATTTTGAAGTCGAAACTGTTGATATTAATACGGCAGAAACTGTTATTGAACAACGCCCTAGTATTCAAAAACTTTGGCAGGCAATTTTAGATACTGAAACTGAAGCCTTACCGTCCATTACGGCCAGTGAAGCTTTACAAAAAACTGAAAATGGCGAAAGCTATATTTCTTATGATGGAGAAATTAATCCAGTTGACCAGTTTAAACGAGATGAAATTGTTGAGGCTATTGGAAAAAGCGAAGACGGCGAAAAAACCTTTAAATATGGTGTGGTAGATATTGCTAAAAGTCAATTGAATGAATTACACATCAAATCCAAAAGTTTGACCAATTCTGCAAATAATATTAAAGCAGATACACCTGTTTATTTGCAAAGTAAGCAAAATAAGGCATCTTATACACGCCGTAAAAATGCCTTACAACGCATTCTAGATGGTGAAAGTGCGGTAAAAAATCTAGTGCATTATTTTGATGAACATTGCAACTTGCCGTCTGAAAAATATGAGATTCATGTCAGCGATGAAGAATTTAAACGCTATGACCAGCCTGAAAAAAATGTAAGCCTTAATGAAGCACAACGTATTGCTTTTCAGCGTTTGATTGCCAATGGACCATTATCCTTATTACAAGGTCCGCCGGGAACAGGGAAAACAGAATTTATTGCCGCATTTGTACATTATTTATTTGATGTGCAAAAGGTTCGAAATATTCTACTGGTCAGCCAATCACATGAAGCAGTCAATACTGCTGCCGAACGTATCCGTAAACACTGTCAGCGTTTGGGAGCAGATTTGCAACTGGTGCGGTTCAGTAATCGCGAAATTGCCGATTCCGAAATATTGGAAGATGTCTTTTCACCCAATTTGGTCGGGCAAAAAAGAGCTCAGTTAAATGTAAACAAGATTAGCAATATCTGCCAGCTTGGACGTAGCATGGGGCTGCCTGAAGACTATTTGCGTAAACGTGCCGAATTAGCGTTTGATATTGGCGTGCAAATCCGCCGTTATCAAAAAATTGTTAAATCATCAAAAGATGAAACCGTTGATGAAGATGAAAAACGCTTACGCAAAAAATTAGAAAAAAGCATTAAAGAACAAGCCCAAGCAATGGAGCTGCGTGAATTGGTTGAAATTGACGAGATTCTGCCGAGATTTATCAGTGAATTGGATCACAAACATAATATTCAGCCGATTGAAAATATTCAAGCAGGTAAGTTGATTGATTTAACTCAGGATATGCTGGAAGCCCTATCCAACGAACGCACCAATTATGATGAATTTTTGGCTCGCTCCCGTCAGCTTGTGATTGGCACTTGCGTAGGTATCGGACAACGCCATATCGGTATTGCAGACAATCTCTATGACTGGGTGATTGTGGACGAAGCCGCACGTTCTATTTCCAGCGAATTGGCGATTGCTATACAGTCTGGTACGCGTATTTTGCTTGTAGGTGACCATAAGCAACTACCGCCTTTGTATTCAGAAGAGCATAAAAACGCACTTGCCCGCCGATTAGGGATTTCCAAGCGCGGTGAGGAATTAGATCAAGCATTAGGCAGTGATTTTGAACGCGTTTTCCTATCCGAATATGGAAAGCAAACTTGCGCCACACTCAAAACACAATACCGCATGGCTCCTGCGATTGGCAGTTTGGTATCAGCATGTTTTTATGAAAATGTTTTGGAAAACGGTAAAACTGACAATGATGTGCCTAATATTTATTTCAGGCTACCTGAAAAGATAAAATCCTGCGTAACATGGTTAGATACAACTTCATTACCAAATGCGTATCATGAACAAGGCAAAAGTGGTAGTTTATCCAACCGTGCCGAAGCCGATGTAATTATTGGGATATTACAAGACTTGGCAAACGATGAAACGTTTATGAATAGTGAACCTGTACAAAAATGTTTAGAGAAAAACGAACAAGCCATTGGTGTAATTTGCATGTACGGCGAACAGAAGAAACTGATTCGTAAAAAATTCAATGAGCGCAGTTGGAATGACGACTTCCGCCGCTTAGTTAAAATTGATAGTGTAGATAGTTATCAAGGCAAAGAAAACCGCGTGATTATCTTGTCGTTGACCCGTCATGATAGAGTATGTAGCACAGGCTTTTTGCATCTACCAAACCGTATTAACGTAGCCTTATCTCGAGCTATGGATAAACTTATTATCGTTGGAGCAAAAACCATGTGGGAACATCCAAAAAACAGCAAAACTCCATTGGCAAAAGTTTTACGTTTTATACAAAAGCAAAATAATCCGCAAGATTACGCAATTAAGATATTAAAAAACGGAGCGAAAAAATGA
- a CDS encoding PIN domain-containing protein has product MMYMLDTNIIIYLIKKKSQSIAECVAGSSPNDHLVMSFITYDELLKGTNGSRNREKLLFSIARLTKKISVVYPDENICTYYGKRADALKRQGTLIGSNAL; this is encoded by the coding sequence ATGATGTATATGCTCGACACCAACATCATCATCTATCTGATTAAAAAAAAATCACAATCGATTGCCGAATGCGTGGCAGGATCGTCACCAAACGACCATCTTGTCATGAGCTTTATCACCTACGATGAGCTGCTCAAAGGCACAAATGGCAGCCGAAACCGCGAAAAGTTGCTTTTCTCCATCGCACGGCTGACCAAAAAAATCAGCGTGGTTTATCCCGATGAAAACATCTGCACCTATTACGGTAAACGGGCGGACGCACTCAAACGCCAAGGCACGCTCATAGGCAGTAATGCCCTATGA
- a CDS encoding AbrB/MazE/SpoVT family DNA-binding domain-containing protein yields MLTKVFQSGNSQAVRIPLGFRFQTDTVEIIKAENGDIILRPVRNKDRQFLALFDHFDDDFVAAFEDRDTAPPQERDTL; encoded by the coding sequence ATGTTGACTAAAGTCTTTCAAAGCGGTAACAGTCAAGCCGTGCGGATTCCGCTGGGTTTCCGCTTCCAAACCGACACCGTGGAAATCATCAAAGCCGAAAACGGCGACATTATTCTGCGCCCAGTACGCAATAAGGACAGGCAGTTTTTAGCATTGTTTGACCATTTCGACGACGATTTTGTCGCCGCGTTCGAAGACCGAGACACCGCACCACCGCAGGAGCGCGATACATTATGA
- the ygiD gene encoding 4,5-DOPA dioxygenase extradiol, protein MKKMPVLFAGHGSPMNVLDKENPFNQNLSLITQKFAKPKAILMISAHWYSSRLQVTSGEHPEMIYDFYGFPEELSQVQYPAPGSPELAEQVRSLLQPENVELNPTRGFDHGTWTVLKFLYPDADIPVVQLSLNRLQSAEWHFKLAKKLSALREQGVLIIGSGNIVHNLRVISWEHIDQIGAGYDWAYAFRDQINHAMTTQNNNELVHYEQFGENAALSVPTPDHYLPLLYVMALREHDEKVEFFNDNLIAGSLSMTSVLVN, encoded by the coding sequence ATGAAAAAAATGCCTGTATTGTTTGCAGGACATGGCAGTCCGATGAATGTGTTGGATAAGGAAAATCCCTTCAATCAAAATCTCAGCCTGATTACGCAAAAGTTTGCCAAACCCAAAGCGATTTTGATGATTTCGGCGCATTGGTACAGCAGCCGGTTGCAGGTTACATCGGGCGAACATCCTGAAATGATTTATGATTTCTACGGATTTCCTGAAGAACTCAGCCAAGTGCAATATCCGGCGCCTGGTTCGCCTGAATTGGCGGAGCAAGTGCGGTCGTTATTGCAGCCGGAAAATGTCGAGCTGAATCCGACGCGCGGTTTTGATCACGGTACATGGACGGTGTTGAAATTTCTGTATCCCGATGCCGATATTCCCGTGGTGCAGCTTAGTCTTAACCGTTTGCAGTCGGCGGAATGGCATTTCAAGTTGGCCAAAAAATTATCCGCCTTACGCGAACAAGGTGTGTTGATTATCGGTAGCGGCAACATTGTGCATAATCTGAGAGTGATAAGCTGGGAACATATTGATCAAATCGGCGCGGGTTATGACTGGGCGTATGCGTTTCGTGATCAAATTAATCACGCAATGACCACGCAAAATAACAATGAATTGGTGCATTATGAACAATTTGGAGAAAATGCGGCACTTTCCGTACCAACACCTGATCACTATTTGCCACTCTTGTATGTGATGGCACTGCGCGAGCATGATGAAAAAGTGGAATTTTTCAATGATAATTTGATTGCTGGCTCATTGAGTATGACTTCTGTGTTGGTAAATTAA
- a CDS encoding SDR family oxidoreductase, with amino-acid sequence MVLNNKGTLHTQKSGQLFRLFYKPSPTASIIKPCSFKETASLHGNISYIVADVGKTEDVTRVLTEIKQKFSRLDISVNNAGMAPVTPITEQTLTEFDAVFNINVRAVVDLTTQALPLLKEIKGSIINIRSAVANQPLPNMSIYSSSKAALKTLTFVWAKELAKDGIRVNNIAVGPIETPIYEKTELSTEEAQAHKDRITSLVPLGRFGQPKDISAIVALLVSEEGSFITGTDIAVDGGFGI; translated from the coding sequence TTGGTTTTAAATAACAAGGGTACATTACATACACAAAAGAGCGGTCAACTTTTCAGGCTTTTTTATAAACCATCCCCAACCGCTTCAATCATCAAGCCCTGCTCATTCAAAGAAACCGCCTCACTGCACGGTAATATTTCCTATATCGTTGCAGATGTAGGCAAAACTGAAGATGTTACCCGCGTACTGACTGAAATCAAACAAAAGTTTAGTCGCTTAGACATCAGCGTGAATAATGCGGGTATGGCACCGGTAACGCCGATAACCGAACAGACACTTACCGAATTTGATGCCGTATTCAACATCAATGTACGTGCCGTAGTAGATTTAACCACCCAAGCCTTGCCACTACTGAAAGAAATCAAAGGCAGCATCATCAATATCAGATCTGCTGTAGCCAACCAGCCCTTACCGAATATGTCGATTTACTCATCAAGCAAAGCTGCACTGAAAACACTGACTTTTGTTTGGGCAAAAGAACTCGCCAAAGATGGCATCCGCGTGAACAACATCGCTGTTGGCCCAATCGAAACACCGATTTACGAAAAAACAGAGCTTTCTACCGAAGAAGCACAAGCACACAAAGACCGTATAACCTCGCTTGTGCCACTAGGACGTTTTGGTCAACCTAAAGATATTTCAGCAATAGTTGCACTGCTTGTATCCGAGGAAGGCAGTTTCATTACTGGTACAGATATCGCCGTGGATGGAGGCTTCGGTATCTGA
- a CDS encoding single-stranded DNA-binding protein translates to MSLNKVILIGRLGRDPEVRYMPNGEAVCNFSVATSETWNDRNGQRVERTEWHNITMYRRLAEIAGQYLRKGSQVYLEGRIQSRKYQGKDGIERTAYDIIANEMKMLGGRNDNSGGAPYDDGYQHQQGGYQQAQQQQYQSAPAYQQEAPSAPPAAPRRQAPAAPAAPVEDIDDDIPF, encoded by the coding sequence ATGTCATTGAACAAAGTCATCCTTATCGGCCGCTTAGGGCGCGACCCCGAAGTCCGCTATATGCCCAACGGCGAGGCCGTCTGCAATTTCAGCGTCGCCACCAGTGAAACTTGGAACGACCGCAACGGTCAGCGCGTAGAACGCACCGAATGGCACAACATCACCATGTACCGCCGTTTGGCCGAAATCGCCGGCCAATACCTGCGCAAAGGCAGCCAAGTTTATCTGGAGGGCCGCATCCAAAGCCGAAAATATCAAGGCAAAGACGGTATCGAGCGTACCGCATACGACATTATCGCCAACGAAATGAAAATGTTGGGCGGGCGGAATGACAACAGCGGCGGCGCACCTTACGACGACGGCTACCAACACCAACAGGGCGGTTATCAACAGGCTCAGCAACAGCAGTACCAATCCGCACCCGCCTACCAGCAGGAGGCACCGAGTGCCCCGCCTGCCGCCCCCCGCCGACAGGCCCCTGCCGCTCCCGCTGCTCCCGTGGAAGATATTGACGACGATATTCCGTTCTGA
- a CDS encoding MFS transporter, whose translation MARQNHTQMFPSEWRAGVTLSGVYALRMLGMFLVLPVLSLYAASLPGAENNKTLVGMAMGIYGLTQAALQLPLGIASDKFGRKKVIYVGLIVFAAGSFLAAAADSLHMLVAARAVQGAGAVSAAVTALLADLTRDEVRTRAMAMIGLSIGLTFSVSLVLAPVIADFIGVPGLFMLTGALTVSSIAVVAWMTPNPEVSKFHEDAQTQPSRMGEVLKNRQLLTLDFGIFALHAAQMALFTALPFALENLGLMKIQHWKVYLPSTVTGLIVMVPLIIVGETRGKLKQVFVLGIACIALAQAGLLFGLHSVWLITGYLVVYFIGFNVLEASLPSMVSKIAPPDLKGTAMGVYNALQSVGLFVGGASGGLLFQHYGFASIFAFCCVLMGVWLLIALCSPAPNPVKNISMPVGTQWRGNTDLLFRALSELDGVESVAFSADRQTVYIKALQKGFDQEAAEKIISGV comes from the coding sequence ATGGCAAGACAAAACCACACTCAAATGTTCCCGTCCGAATGGCGGGCGGGCGTAACGCTGTCGGGCGTGTACGCGCTGCGTATGCTCGGCATGTTTCTGGTGCTGCCCGTATTGTCGCTGTATGCGGCGTCGCTGCCCGGTGCGGAAAACAACAAAACGCTGGTCGGCATGGCGATGGGCATCTACGGATTGACGCAGGCTGCGTTGCAGTTGCCGCTGGGCATCGCATCCGATAAGTTCGGCCGCAAAAAAGTCATCTACGTCGGTTTGATAGTTTTTGCCGCAGGCAGTTTTCTTGCCGCCGCCGCCGATTCGCTGCATATGCTGGTGGCGGCGCGGGCGGTGCAGGGTGCGGGTGCGGTCAGCGCGGCGGTAACGGCGCTTTTGGCGGATTTGACCCGCGATGAAGTGCGTACCCGTGCGATGGCCATGATAGGTTTGAGCATCGGCCTGACTTTTTCCGTCAGTCTGGTGTTGGCGCCAGTAATTGCCGATTTTATCGGCGTGCCCGGCCTGTTTATGCTGACCGGCGCACTGACCGTTTCCAGTATCGCCGTGGTGGCATGGATGACGCCCAATCCGGAAGTGTCGAAATTCCATGAAGACGCACAAACCCAGCCGTCACGTATGGGCGAAGTGTTGAAAAACCGCCAGCTTTTGACTTTGGATTTCGGTATTTTCGCCCTCCACGCCGCACAGATGGCCTTGTTTACCGCATTGCCGTTTGCGTTGGAAAATCTGGGGCTGATGAAAATCCAACACTGGAAAGTCTATCTGCCTTCCACCGTTACGGGCCTGATTGTGATGGTTCCGCTGATTATCGTCGGCGAAACGCGCGGCAAACTGAAGCAGGTGTTCGTGCTCGGTATCGCCTGCATCGCGCTGGCGCAGGCGGGATTGCTGTTCGGCCTGCATTCGGTTTGGCTGATTACCGGCTATCTGGTCGTTTACTTTATCGGTTTTAACGTATTGGAAGCCAGCCTGCCGTCGATGGTGTCGAAAATCGCGCCGCCCGACCTCAAAGGTACGGCGATGGGGGTGTACAACGCATTACAGTCAGTCGGCCTGTTTGTCGGCGGTGCATCGGGCGGGTTGCTGTTCCAGCATTACGGTTTTGCCAGCATCTTCGCCTTTTGCTGCGTATTGATGGGGGTGTGGTTGTTGATTGCGCTGTGCTCGCCCGCACCGAATCCCGTGAAAAACATCAGTATGCCGGTCGGAACGCAATGGCGCGGCAATACCGATTTGCTCTTCCGTGCCCTGTCGGAGTTGGACGGCGTAGAAAGCGTCGCATTCAGTGCCGACAGGCAAACTGTTTATATCAAGGCGTTGCAGAAAGGGTTTGACCAAGAGGCCGCCGAAAAAATCATTTCAGGAGTTTAA